One Ignavibacteria bacterium genomic window carries:
- a CDS encoding energy transducer TonB: MDNIKLLNVPYGASELKAVAPKYTFRGFISALVIYALVAGGIILKGYIDSTAEIPEVKDNGPVVIYLDDMLPPSLTEPEKPEEVKPQQNVPLKDDEAMTPEPVKRDDAEIQTIKTQQELNTVPDNVSKDGEEGVANNNTGTVVERPETPEVPEEVIKPPVVEDLSGNFTVDKVQKSPNALNLAQIQGRMEYPEIAVEQGIEGRVTVKVLVDRNGNVIRVGSMTGNSIFYDEVEEKIRDLNFEPAIKNGQPVNCWVMVPFTFKLSNKFK; this comes from the coding sequence ATGGACAACATTAAACTTCTTAACGTTCCTTACGGTGCATCAGAGCTGAAAGCCGTTGCTCCGAAATATACATTCAGAGGATTTATCTCTGCACTGGTAATTTATGCACTAGTTGCCGGAGGCATAATTTTAAAAGGATACATTGATTCAACTGCTGAAATTCCTGAGGTGAAAGACAATGGACCTGTAGTCATATATCTTGATGATATGCTTCCGCCAAGCTTAACCGAGCCGGAAAAACCGGAAGAGGTTAAACCGCAGCAAAATGTTCCGTTGAAAGATGATGAAGCAATGACGCCGGAACCTGTTAAACGGGATGATGCAGAAATTCAGACTATTAAGACACAACAGGAATTAAATACTGTTCCTGATAACGTATCGAAGGATGGTGAGGAGGGTGTTGCCAATAATAATACAGGAACAGTAGTAGAAAGACCTGAGACACCTGAAGTTCCTGAAGAAGTAATTAAACCTCCTGTTGTTGAGGATTTAAGCGGTAACTTTACTGTGGACAAGGTTCAGAAATCACCGAACGCATTGAACTTGGCTCAGATTCAGGGAAGAATGGAATATCCTGAAATCGCTGTTGAGCAAGGTATAGAAGGCAGGGTTACTGTGAAAGTCCTTGTTGACAGAAACGGTAATGTTATAAGAGTGGGAAGCATGACAGGTAATTCGATTTTTTATGATGAGGTAGAAGAAAAGATAAGAGACTTAAACTTTGAACCGGCAATAAAAAACGGTCAGCCCGTAAATTGCTGGGTAATGGTTCCGTTCACATTTAAGCTTAGCAATAAGTTTAAATAA
- a CDS encoding DUF1028 domain-containing protein has product MKTFSFLIIFFLLNFHLAYSQDTFSICAWDPVTGEVGSAGASCVANCIILSDVHPGKGVIHSQASYVAANQNYARSLFLMGLSPQQIIDSLIAHDVSNNPTIRQYGIVKSTTSQRAGYTGVNCLNYKNHITGPTYMIQGNILLGQQILDSMEARFNREPGSLAKKLMAALQGAKVIGADTRCASLNKSSISAFLRVGRTQDTLGSLYLDLRVNNTPTNRDPIDSLQVLFNMWNPSQIVKLENEIPGRFDLFNNYPNPFNPVTTLKLSIPSQLNGQNIKLNIYDINGKLIEKLLDEKLEAGVYQISWNASDRPSGIYIYSLITNGTVISKKMILVK; this is encoded by the coding sequence ATGAAAACTTTTTCCTTTCTCATAATTTTCTTTTTACTAAATTTTCATTTAGCATATTCCCAGGATACATTTTCAATCTGCGCCTGGGACCCCGTAACCGGTGAAGTCGGAAGCGCAGGCGCATCATGCGTTGCTAATTGTATTATACTAAGCGACGTTCATCCGGGTAAAGGCGTGATTCATTCTCAAGCATCGTATGTTGCCGCAAACCAGAATTATGCGCGGAGCTTGTTTCTTATGGGATTATCACCTCAGCAGATTATTGATTCATTAATTGCTCATGATGTCAGCAATAACCCGACTATACGTCAGTATGGAATTGTTAAATCTACCACATCACAAAGAGCAGGATATACGGGAGTTAACTGCCTGAATTATAAAAATCATATTACGGGTCCGACATATATGATTCAGGGAAACATTTTGCTTGGTCAGCAGATTCTTGATTCGATGGAAGCAAGATTTAACCGCGAACCGGGGAGTCTGGCAAAAAAATTAATGGCTGCTTTACAGGGAGCTAAAGTTATCGGTGCAGATACACGATGCGCTTCGCTAAATAAATCTTCCATTTCTGCATTTTTAAGAGTCGGCAGAACACAGGATACTCTCGGAAGCTTGTATCTTGATTTAAGAGTTAATAATACGCCGACCAACCGCGACCCGATTGATTCGCTTCAGGTGTTGTTCAACATGTGGAATCCTTCTCAAATCGTTAAACTCGAAAATGAAATTCCCGGAAGATTTGATTTATTTAATAATTATCCGAATCCTTTTAATCCCGTTACTACACTAAAACTCAGCATCCCTTCACAACTAAACGGGCAGAACATAAAATTAAACATTTATGATATTAACGGAAAGCTTATAGAAAAATTATTGGATGAAAAACTTGAAGCAGGTGTTTACCAAATCAGCTGGAATGCCTCCGATCGTCCGAGCGGAATTTATATTTACAGCTTAATTACAAACGGAACGGTTATTTCTAAAAAAATGATTTTAGTGAAATAA
- a CDS encoding FG-GAP-like repeat-containing protein — MKKIILSILAVFVSVNISYSQYFTKVTTGQFVNDGGASRSVNMIDYDNDGDLDIYVTNGLIGGQNNFLYKNNGNGTFTKVTDIVIVQDGRRSDGSSWADIDNDGDLDMCFVNWSGAGNNLYTNNGNGTFTFLNTNPVSVTGGYSETCSWGDYDNDGLVDIFVSNSAGANHKNFLYKNAGAGNYVRIDTGIVVSETGASRGVNWVDIDNDGDQDLFVANEENQFNYLYKNNGAGYFTKVTNTVITAEAGNYWSGSWGDYDNDGDEDLFTTNWGGVNSLYRNDGNFTFTKMTGDTLVNDPGYNACSAWSDFDNDGDIDIFVTQAYGPVGVKLTNRLYKNLLNETGKFEFQRVTGDASVSDSGYSYGFSWGDLNGDGFVDLFVANTFGENQNNYCYMNNGNSNARVQIRCIGTTSNKAAIGTKIRVKANTWGKPTWQMRVIEGQNGYCAQTLWQSFGLWVATTIDSIVVEWSSGNRSVFTNVAINKSYTITENGGIVNIEKEFNYNNPSDFRLEQNYPNPFNPATTIEFTIPSDVKGQMSKVKLNVYDLTGKLVAALLNENLSAGSYEVKFNAGNLSSGAYYYKLETASYVETKKMMLIK, encoded by the coding sequence ATGAAAAAAATAATACTTAGCATTTTAGCAGTATTTGTATCAGTTAACATATCATACTCACAATATTTCACAAAAGTTACAACGGGGCAGTTTGTAAATGACGGGGGCGCATCGCGCTCGGTGAATATGATTGATTATGACAATGACGGTGACCTGGATATTTATGTTACCAATGGTCTTATAGGCGGACAAAACAATTTTTTATATAAAAATAACGGTAACGGAACGTTCACAAAAGTAACTGATATTGTAATTGTTCAGGATGGAAGAAGGTCGGACGGAAGCAGCTGGGCTGACATCGATAATGACGGTGACCTTGATATGTGTTTTGTAAACTGGAGCGGAGCAGGTAATAATTTATACACGAACAACGGCAACGGGACATTTACATTTTTGAATACAAATCCTGTTTCAGTAACCGGAGGTTATTCCGAAACTTGTTCATGGGGTGATTATGATAACGATGGCTTGGTTGATATTTTTGTTTCAAACAGCGCAGGCGCGAATCACAAAAATTTTTTATATAAAAACGCAGGTGCAGGAAATTATGTCCGTATTGATACAGGAATTGTTGTGAGTGAAACCGGAGCATCACGTGGAGTGAATTGGGTTGACATCGACAATGACGGTGACCAGGATTTATTTGTTGCTAATGAAGAAAATCAGTTTAATTATTTATACAAGAATAATGGGGCAGGATACTTTACAAAAGTTACCAATACGGTCATAACTGCCGAAGCAGGAAATTATTGGAGCGGCAGCTGGGGTGACTATGACAATGACGGTGATGAGGATTTATTTACAACAAACTGGGGTGGCGTAAATTCTTTATATCGAAACGACGGAAATTTTACTTTTACAAAAATGACAGGTGATACATTAGTAAATGACCCCGGTTATAACGCGTGCAGTGCGTGGAGTGATTTTGATAATGACGGCGACATCGATATTTTTGTTACGCAGGCATATGGTCCTGTGGGAGTAAAACTTACAAATCGTCTTTATAAAAATTTATTAAATGAAACGGGTAAATTTGAATTTCAAAGAGTTACAGGAGATGCATCGGTAAGCGACAGCGGTTATTCATATGGTTTCAGTTGGGGTGATTTAAACGGTGATGGTTTCGTTGATTTGTTTGTTGCAAATACTTTTGGTGAGAATCAGAATAATTATTGTTATATGAACAACGGCAACTCGAATGCAAGGGTTCAGATAAGGTGTATCGGAACTACATCAAATAAAGCAGCCATCGGGACAAAAATAAGAGTTAAAGCAAACACGTGGGGGAAACCAACCTGGCAAATGAGAGTCATCGAGGGGCAAAATGGTTATTGTGCTCAGACATTATGGCAAAGCTTCGGATTGTGGGTTGCAACAACTATTGATTCAATAGTTGTTGAATGGTCCTCAGGAAACAGAAGCGTATTTACGAATGTAGCTATCAATAAATCATATACTATTACTGAAAACGGCGGCATTGTAAATATTGAAAAAGAATTTAATTATAATAATCCTTCGGATTTCAGATTGGAACAAAATTATCCAAACCCGTTTAATCCGGCAACGACTATTGAATTTACAATCCCTTCAGATGTCAAAGGTCAGATGTCAAAGGTGAAATTAAATGTATATGACTTAACAGGAAAATTAGTTGCAGCTTTATTAAATGAAAATTTATCGGCAGGAAGCTATGAAGTGAAATTTAACGCAGGAAATCTTTCAAGCGGAGCTTACTATTATAAACTCGAAACCGCATCGTATGTCGAAACGAAGAAGATGATGTTGATTAAATAA
- a CDS encoding glycosyltransferase, giving the protein MDNSLKKYNEERIKFWDNIYSKNPRGNFFSNSYHKRLVEIINFIIPENAKVLETGCGTGDLLAKINSNNKTGIDFSGEAIKIAKTKYPDIKFIEADVQNFDFAGLNQKFDYIILSDLVNDLYDIQKALENIRPVCNDNTKLIINFYSRVWGWTLKLGEIAGLKKKNLEQNWITVTDIKGLLDLSGFEMIKSWHEILLPANIPLLNPFFNKFLVRIFPFNHLSLTNFVIARPKPKAKKEYSVSIVVPARNEAGNIKNILDRTNKLGKETELIFVEGNSTDNTYEIIQKEIHSYNKLSVTLIKQSGKGKGNAVREGFKIAKGDLLMILDADLTVPPEKLSNFYDALASGTGEFINGVRLVYPMDEKAMRFFNFMGNKFFSAAFSWLLGQPIKDTLCGTKVLFKSDYEKIAAQRSYFGNFDPFGDFDLIFGAAKLNLKMIDLPIRYKERTYGETNIQRWKHGWLLFKMVFFAARKIKFK; this is encoded by the coding sequence TTGGACAACTCCCTCAAAAAATACAACGAAGAACGAATAAAATTCTGGGATAACATTTATTCCAAAAATCCCCGCGGAAATTTTTTCTCAAATTCATATCACAAGAGATTAGTTGAGATAATTAATTTCATCATTCCCGAAAATGCTAAAGTTCTTGAAACCGGCTGTGGAACGGGGGATTTGCTTGCAAAGATTAACTCAAATAATAAAACAGGCATAGATTTTTCAGGTGAAGCAATAAAAATTGCTAAAACAAAATATCCTGATATTAAATTTATTGAAGCGGACGTTCAGAATTTTGATTTTGCAGGTTTGAATCAAAAATTCGATTACATAATTCTTTCTGATTTAGTGAATGATTTGTATGACATTCAGAAAGCTTTAGAAAACATCCGTCCGGTTTGTAATGATAATACAAAATTAATTATAAATTTTTACAGCCGGGTCTGGGGATGGACATTGAAGCTTGGTGAAATTGCCGGATTAAAGAAAAAAAATCTTGAACAAAATTGGATTACCGTTACTGATATAAAGGGACTTCTTGATTTATCGGGATTTGAAATGATTAAATCGTGGCATGAGATTTTACTCCCTGCAAATATTCCTTTGCTTAATCCTTTTTTTAATAAATTCCTTGTAAGAATTTTTCCCTTCAATCATTTATCACTGACAAATTTTGTGATTGCCCGTCCTAAGCCAAAAGCTAAAAAAGAATATTCAGTCTCCATTGTTGTTCCTGCCCGAAATGAAGCGGGGAACATTAAAAACATTCTTGATAGAACAAATAAGCTTGGAAAAGAAACCGAGTTAATTTTTGTAGAAGGCAACTCGACCGATAATACTTATGAAATCATTCAAAAAGAAATTCATTCATACAATAAATTATCTGTTACTCTGATAAAACAATCGGGAAAAGGAAAAGGCAACGCTGTGCGGGAGGGTTTTAAAATTGCAAAAGGGGATTTGCTAATGATTCTTGATGCAGACCTGACAGTACCGCCCGAAAAACTTTCTAATTTTTATGATGCGCTTGCATCGGGAACAGGGGAGTTTATTAACGGAGTGCGACTTGTTTATCCTATGGATGAAAAGGCAATGAGATTTTTTAATTTTATGGGTAATAAATTTTTCAGCGCTGCATTCAGCTGGCTTTTAGGTCAGCCGATTAAAGACACACTTTGCGGAACAAAAGTTTTATTTAAATCTGATTACGAAAAAATTGCAGCACAAAGGAGTTACTTCGGCAACTTTGACCCCTTTGGAGATTTTGATTTAATTTTCGGTGCTGCAAAATTAAATCTCAAAATGATTGACCTGCCGATACGTTATAAAGAAAGAACATACGGGGAAACGAACATTCAGCGGTGGAAACACGGGTGGTTGTTATTCAAAATGGTTTTCTTCGCAGCAAGAAAAATAAAGTTTAAGTAA
- a CDS encoding M1 family aminopeptidase — translation MKFFILLCFLFISANAYTQSYNREYAQKEMRKYSHLLSDGKGTYKGDTNIDATYYKLFIQINLNPNSINAYTQINATSLKNSLSQVFLDLTNGLTVDSVIQNNNKVSWTHNSNKIFIDLKNSVSIGENISVTVYYHGLPPLDNESFVFSTQSGAPLIWTLSEPFGASDWFVCKNTPSDKADSSDVWVKCSSELIAGSNGLLVETLNNGDGTNTYKWSNRYPIAQYLISLAVTNYTKYDIYFRYSSGDSLPIVNYIYPSNFNSVKPNIDKTPLMLGFYTNVFGEYPFINEKYGHAQITWGGAMEHQTMSSMGTFIESVIAHELVHQWFGDKITCEDWREIWLNEGFATYGAALWGEHSYGKEYYRNDISQIMIDARRAVGSIYVQEPNSVAEIFNGDRSYAKGCIVLHMLRGVLGDSLFFKTIKTYANDSLLAYKSATTSDFKNVAEMVSGTNLDYFFNQWIYGEGYPKYDLSWSIEQTENTYRTNFNINQIQEITNPLFFTMPVEIFFQFDNGDTTVKVFNNQKNQVFTFNFNQKPRSYKFDPDNLILKDINTEPPVIPVSYKLYQNYPNPFNPSTRIDFELKQPGRVKLSLFDVTGRIVGILLNENRREGFHTTEFFIGNLPTGIYYYNIEVFDDFGLLTFSDSRKMAFIK, via the coding sequence ATGAAGTTTTTTATTTTACTTTGTTTTCTCTTTATCTCAGCTAATGCATACACACAGTCTTACAACCGTGAGTATGCGCAAAAAGAGATGCGGAAGTATTCTCATCTGCTTTCAGACGGCAAAGGAACATATAAAGGCGATACAAACATAGATGCAACTTATTATAAGCTTTTTATTCAAATCAATCTCAATCCAAACAGCATAAACGCATACACGCAGATTAATGCAACTTCATTGAAAAATTCTCTCAGTCAGGTTTTTCTGGATTTAACAAACGGACTCACTGTTGATTCAGTTATTCAAAACAATAACAAAGTTAGCTGGACGCATAACTCGAATAAAATTTTCATCGATTTAAAAAATTCTGTAAGCATTGGCGAAAACATCAGCGTAACTGTTTATTATCACGGGTTGCCGCCGCTTGATAATGAAAGCTTTGTATTTTCAACTCAAAGCGGTGCTCCTTTGATATGGACTTTATCGGAACCGTTCGGCGCATCGGATTGGTTTGTTTGCAAAAATACTCCTTCAGACAAAGCTGATTCAAGTGATGTGTGGGTAAAATGTTCAAGTGAACTGATTGCCGGTTCAAACGGATTGCTTGTTGAAACATTAAACAACGGAGACGGCACAAATACATATAAATGGTCGAACAGATATCCCATTGCACAGTATCTGATTTCGCTTGCCGTGACAAATTATACAAAATATGATATTTATTTCAGATACAGTTCAGGTGATTCCCTTCCGATTGTTAATTACATTTATCCGTCGAACTTTAATTCAGTAAAGCCAAATATTGACAAAACCCCTCTGATGCTCGGATTTTATACAAACGTATTCGGTGAGTATCCTTTTATAAATGAAAAATATGGGCATGCGCAAATTACCTGGGGTGGGGCAATGGAGCATCAGACAATGTCGTCTATGGGAACATTTATTGAATCGGTCATTGCGCATGAGCTTGTGCATCAATGGTTCGGAGATAAAATAACCTGCGAAGATTGGAGAGAAATATGGCTCAATGAAGGCTTTGCAACTTACGGAGCTGCACTTTGGGGCGAACATTCCTATGGAAAAGAATATTACAGGAACGATATTTCCCAGATTATGATAGATGCGCGGCGCGCGGTAGGAAGCATTTATGTTCAAGAACCAAACAGCGTTGCTGAGATTTTTAACGGTGATAGAAGTTATGCAAAAGGATGTATAGTTTTACATATGCTAAGAGGTGTTCTCGGAGATTCTTTGTTTTTCAAAACGATAAAAACTTATGCCAACGATTCATTGCTTGCATATAAATCTGCAACAACATCAGATTTTAAAAATGTTGCGGAAATGGTTTCAGGAACCAATCTCGATTATTTTTTCAACCAATGGATATACGGCGAAGGTTATCCGAAGTATGATTTAAGCTGGAGTATTGAACAAACTGAAAACACATACAGGACTAATTTTAACATAAATCAAATTCAGGAAATTACAAATCCTCTATTCTTCACAATGCCCGTAGAAATATTTTTTCAATTTGACAACGGAGATACTACAGTTAAAGTTTTTAATAATCAGAAAAATCAGGTTTTCACATTTAATTTTAATCAAAAACCCCGTTCATATAAATTCGACCCTGATAATCTAATATTAAAAGACATAAACACAGAACCGCCGGTAATTCCCGTATCGTATAAGCTTTATCAAAACTATCCGAATCCTTTTAATCCTTCCACAAGAATAGATTTTGAGTTAAAACAGCCGGGCAGAGTAAAGTTAAGTTTATTTGATGTAACAGGCCGCATTGTGGGTATTCTGTTAAATGAAAATCGCCGTGAAGGTTTTCATACAACTGAATTTTTCATCGGTAATCTGCCCACTGGAATTTATTATTACAATATTGAAGTTTTTGATGATTTCGGGCTATTAACCTTCTCAGATTCCCGAAAAATGGCGTTTATAAAGTAA
- a CDS encoding S8 family serine peptidase yields MKFKLFTLMSLLCLAFFSFGPKNGNYRYEMVNDKVIKRTDLTTNTYALYQKGKVILKFKTYLNVDTDGKHFGISKLDNIINDYNVSLSEERYKISESRKASFKNVKDIENVYTIKYDSNVDPYVLAEKIMEENSDVLEFADVDMVYEMDYIPNDPNTNAQYHIGKISSFGAWDFTKGDTNVVIGIVDSGSDLDHPDLAANIKYNYADPVNGIDDDNNGYIDDWRGWDFIGNGSAMDNDPNVFGNNCNHGSHVSGCASQVTDNGVHGAGIGFKCKLLISKHGDDDDFSGEGGTSLIYNSDQGIYYCTQMGVEVINCSFGSSFFSGTTNNMIQNAWANGVIVCASAGNQNTNAPRYPAAYDNAVSVAATNSADLKASFSNFHSSVDISAPGDGIVSTLWNDTYAAFSGTSMSSPVTAGTVALIRSKNPSWAPQQVVDRLKSTVDSIYHLNPSFVGLLGTGRVNALKAMTDMPIISILSSSSSDSLLGNNDKSFGINEQITIQLNMKNIWQGANDCSIRLTTTDPDVEIVKDSIYVGNIGAYSTFSTSLNNTFIVKAKPSCPFDKTVTFRLSASSSTYTDFNTSAINIKFRLGWVTHDVNNMLLSLTKDGAIGKKSEPYGNGLTIQGVTGNNIFEGGLMIANSNTKVMDNCRSSAAGNVSDTDFVGLTGYDLKRPGDYSSQDGRGFFNDNGAGSNKIGLEVDARSFAFSAATDANYIILRYRVRNTSGVNLTNLYAGTYIFFQPGGVIGNNTSTVNTESKLGYTFNSNVTLPYLGVSLLTEQTLNFKPINGTDIINGFTTDEKWQAMSNGVNSTPMGPGLNAIVVSAGPFNLNAGAETIVSFAILKGTTLVDLLANANLAKIKYGTINVGIQQISSVIPDKFDLSQNYPNPFNPSTVINFAIAKQTFATLNVYDITGRLVSQLVNQELQPGNYQYTWNGSSLSSGAYFYRLQTNEFTNTKRMLLVK; encoded by the coding sequence ATGAAATTCAAACTTTTTACTCTAATGAGTTTGTTATGTCTTGCTTTTTTTAGTTTTGGACCAAAAAACGGAAATTACCGTTACGAGATGGTTAATGACAAAGTTATTAAAAGAACAGACTTAACAACAAATACTTATGCGCTTTACCAGAAAGGCAAAGTGATTCTGAAGTTCAAAACATATTTGAATGTTGATACAGACGGAAAACATTTCGGCATATCAAAGCTTGATAACATAATAAATGATTATAACGTGTCTTTAAGCGAAGAAAGATACAAAATTTCTGAAAGTAGGAAAGCAAGCTTCAAAAATGTAAAAGACATTGAGAATGTTTACACAATAAAATATGACTCGAATGTTGACCCTTATGTTCTTGCTGAAAAAATAATGGAGGAAAACAGTGACGTTCTCGAATTTGCTGATGTAGATATGGTTTATGAAATGGATTATATTCCGAACGATCCGAACACAAATGCTCAATATCACATAGGAAAAATTTCATCATTCGGCGCATGGGATTTTACAAAAGGTGATACTAATGTTGTCATCGGAATCGTTGACAGCGGAAGCGACCTTGACCATCCTGACCTCGCGGCAAACATAAAATATAATTATGCTGACCCGGTTAATGGAATTGATGATGATAATAACGGATACATCGATGACTGGCGCGGATGGGACTTTATCGGAAACGGTTCGGCAATGGATAATGACCCGAATGTATTCGGCAATAACTGCAACCACGGTTCGCACGTATCCGGCTGTGCTTCACAGGTTACTGATAACGGAGTTCACGGTGCAGGTATCGGGTTCAAATGCAAACTTTTAATTTCAAAGCATGGTGATGATGATGATTTCAGCGGAGAAGGCGGAACAAGCTTAATTTATAATTCCGACCAGGGTATATATTACTGCACGCAAATGGGCGTTGAAGTAATTAACTGCAGTTTCGGAAGTTCATTTTTTAGCGGAACTACTAATAATATGATTCAAAATGCCTGGGCAAACGGAGTGATTGTATGCGCATCGGCAGGAAACCAGAATACAAATGCACCGAGATACCCGGCAGCATATGATAATGCTGTTTCAGTTGCGGCAACAAATTCAGCAGACCTGAAAGCATCTTTCTCAAATTTTCACAGTTCGGTTGATATATCCGCTCCCGGAGATGGAATCGTCAGCACATTATGGAATGATACTTATGCGGCTTTCAGCGGAACTTCGATGTCATCACCTGTAACTGCAGGAACTGTTGCATTAATAAGATCAAAAAATCCAAGCTGGGCACCACAGCAGGTTGTTGACAGATTAAAATCAACTGTTGACAGTATTTATCATCTGAATCCTTCTTTTGTTGGATTGCTCGGAACGGGCAGAGTTAACGCTTTAAAGGCAATGACTGACATGCCTATTATTTCAATTCTTTCGAGCTCTTCAAGCGATTCTCTTTTGGGAAATAATGATAAAAGCTTCGGAATAAACGAACAGATAACGATTCAGCTTAATATGAAAAATATCTGGCAGGGAGCGAATGACTGTTCAATAAGATTAACGACAACAGACCCGGATGTAGAAATTGTCAAAGATTCAATTTATGTCGGAAACATCGGAGCATATTCGACCTTCTCAACAAGCTTAAACAATACTTTTATTGTTAAAGCTAAACCGAGCTGTCCTTTTGATAAAACAGTTACATTCAGATTATCTGCATCATCAAGCACATATACAGATTTCAATACGTCTGCAATTAATATTAAATTCCGTCTCGGATGGGTTACACATGATGTGAACAATATGTTATTGTCCTTAACAAAAGACGGAGCTATCGGTAAAAAATCAGAACCTTACGGTAACGGATTGACTATCCAAGGAGTAACGGGAAATAATATATTTGAAGGCGGATTAATGATCGCAAACAGCAATACTAAAGTTATGGACAACTGCAGAAGCTCGGCAGCAGGTAACGTTTCTGATACTGATTTTGTAGGATTAACAGGATATGATTTAAAAAGACCCGGTGATTATTCATCCCAGGATGGACGCGGATTCTTTAATGATAACGGAGCAGGCAGCAACAAGATTGGTCTTGAGGTAGATGCAAGAAGCTTTGCTTTTTCTGCAGCAACCGATGCCAATTATATTATTTTAAGATACAGGGTTCGAAACACCAGCGGAGTCAACTTAACAAATCTTTATGCTGGAACATATATTTTCTTCCAGCCGGGCGGAGTAATCGGAAATAATACTTCAACTGTAAATACCGAATCAAAGTTAGGATATACTTTTAATTCAAATGTTACGCTTCCTTATCTCGGTGTATCATTGCTGACCGAGCAGACTTTGAATTTCAAGCCGATAAACGGAACTGACATTATAAACGGATTTACAACGGATGAAAAATGGCAGGCAATGAGCAATGGGGTAAATTCGACGCCTATGGGACCGGGATTAAATGCGATTGTTGTTTCAGCAGGACCCTTTAATCTCAATGCCGGTGCAGAAACAATCGTTTCATTTGCAATTCTTAAAGGAACAACCTTGGTTGACCTTCTTGCAAATGCAAATCTTGCAAAGATTAAATACGGAACCATAAACGTAGGCATTCAGCAAATTTCTTCGGTTATACCTGACAAGTTTGATTTATCTCAGAATTATCCGAATCCTTTCAATCCTTCAACTGTAATAAACTTTGCAATCGCAAAACAAACTTTTGCAACATTGAATGTTTATGACATAACAGGAAGATTGGTTTCACAGCTTGTAAATCAGGAACTTCAACCGGGAAATTATCAATATACCTGGAACGGAAGTAGCTTATCGAGCGGTGCTTACTTCTATAGATTGCAAACAAATGAATTCACAAATACTAAGAGAATGCTTTTAGTGAAATGA
- a CDS encoding EVE domain-containing protein, giving the protein MAYWLLKTEPTVYSWDNLVKDKKTTWDGVGSPAGLMFIRQMKKGDKAFIYHTGDEKQIVGIGEVTTNSYPDPKEDDQKYVVFDIKPLKKLKRPVTLAEVKANSKYKDFRLTREPRLSVMPVPDDFWDDFFKMSEK; this is encoded by the coding sequence ATGGCATATTGGCTTTTAAAAACCGAACCTACAGTTTATTCGTGGGATAATTTAGTGAAAGATAAAAAAACTACGTGGGATGGCGTTGGCAGTCCTGCGGGATTAATGTTTATCCGTCAGATGAAAAAAGGTGATAAAGCTTTTATTTACCATACAGGTGATGAAAAACAAATCGTAGGCATCGGCGAGGTGACTACAAATTCTTATCCCGACCCGAAAGAAGACGACCAGAAATATGTCGTCTTCGATATTAAGCCCTTGAAAAAATTAAAACGCCCCGTTACTCTTGCTGAAGTAAAAGCCAATTCCAAGTATAAAGATTTTCGTCTCACTCGTGAACCAAGATTATCGGTCATGCCCGTTCCTGATGACTTCTGGGATGATTTTTTTAAAATGAGTGAGAAGTAA